AAAGTGAGAACCGAGGTTCTCGTTCAGGGTCACGCATCACACGTCAGTTGGTCAGGTGCGCGCCACCGGGCGGCGATAAAAAATCGAGGGCGTGCGAACACCGCTCGATGCATCGGTCCCGATTGTGGCGGTCTGCCTCCTGAGGAGGCGAGACTGTGGTGTTGCTGTTGTCAGCGACAGAAGAGAATTATACTACACTCTCAGATGTTTGTCAAGTGTTGTATGTGCTTCTCTCAGGTTATGCTTCTCTTTTGGAGGAGCGCTGCAACGAACCACATTCGTTTGCAACGCGCGGTAGTATAGCACGCTAGAATTATTTGTCAAATTACGACAGCATATAGCAAATACAGCTTTGGAATGCCGTATATCAAGATTTTATCAGCTTAATGGGCTTGCGGTCTTTGTTTGAGGTTTGTTAAAATGTATACTCCTACCAACGAGGTCTTTCATGATATGTGCCGAAGCCCGTCGCCTACTCGATCAAGGTATTATCCCAGGGTCTACTCGTGGTCGCGATCCTCAGCTTGGCTTTCACTTAGCAGCCTGTGCCGAGTGCCGCGCCTACCGCGAGCAGCTTGATCAGCGCTTACTCACCGCATTAGTTACAACACCAACAGCCAGATCGATACAGCCGCCAGCCCAGCCCGTCGTTACAAAGATTGCTCCCAAGGGGATACCTCCTGCGCCGCCGGAACCGAAAGCAGCCGGCCCTGCAAGGACGCCTCGATCGCCCGCCCGCTCGACTCGCATAGGTTCTTCGCCGCTGAGGCTCGTGCTCGGATCTGCTCTTCTGTTGCTATTGTTTCTTGGCTGGTATTTGGGCCTGCCGCTGTACCGCGCATACAACCGTGATATGAAGAGCTGGAACGTAGTTGCGGCGCCCGAGTCGATCGAGCTGCCGAGCGTGCCAGCATCGACCAGCGCTACAGCGCTCATTGCGGCAATAGAGCCGACGGAGACAGGCACACCGACGAGCACCCCAACTTCCCGCGCTACGGCAACGGCGACAACCACTCCGACGATTGTGCCAACTCCTACTCCGACGCTACCTTTCGCACAACCGATGACCGTCCTGTTGCTTGGCCTCGATGCTCGACCCGGCGAGGACATGCGTGCCCGCAGCGACGCGCTGATGCTGGCGCGAATCGATCCGCAGCGTGGCGATGTAGCACTCCTGTCGATGCCGCGCGATCTATGGTTGAATATTCCGGGATACGGTGAGAGCAAAGTCAACGGCGCGTTTTATCAGGGCGAGATGGCCCAGCCCGGCGGCGGTATGGCCTTAGCCAAACAAACACTTCAGCAGGCATATAACCTGACGATCGACCATGCCGTGGTGATCGATTTTGCCGGATTTCGCTCATTGATCGACGCGCTTGGCGGGATTACCGTGGATGTGCCCAAGGAGCTGTACGATGGGCGTTTCCCAACCGACGATTATGGTTATACCGTCGCGCATTTCCTGCCGGGGCCGCAGCAGATGGACGGCGCGGCGGCGCTGATGTTCGCCCGCACGCGGCACCCAGACTCGGACTTTGAGCGGATCAAGCGGCAGCAGCTTGTTTTGGTCGGCATTGCGCAGAGGCTCAAGGAGCGCGGCATCTTTCAAAATCTGCATGAGGCTGATCAGCTTACCGCCGCGCTGACGCCCTATATTCAAACCGATATGCCGCCGGATGTAGTGCTGTCGATGCTCTGGAGCATGAGGGAGATCGACCCGGCGCAGGTGCGACGCTACACCGTCGACGGCTCGATGGTCTGGGAAACATCCGTGAATGGCGCGTACGCGCTGGTGCCGCAGCAGGGCCTTCTGCCAGCGCTGGGACAGAAGTTGCTAACATCATCTACTCCGTAAGCTTCGTAATGTTTCCAAGGGAGTCGAGATGGCCGTGTATCGTCGTATTCTGGTGATCATCAATCCAGCTTCTGGACGGCATGATGTGGGGCAGACGCGCCAATTGATCGAGGAGCGCTGCGCCCGTGAGCAGGTAGCGTATGAGCTTCGGGAAACCCAGGATGCCGGCGATGCCTTCATGTGGGCGCAGCAAGCCGAGGCAGACGGCTTCGATCTGGTGCTGGTTTCGGGCGGCGACGGAACCATTATGGAGGCGATGAGCGGGCTGATCAAAAGCGGCGCGCACGTTCCCCTGGCGCAGATACCGGTAGGAACGGCCAACCTCCTGGCACGTGCGGTCAATATCCCAACCGATCCGCAGCAGGCGCTGGACACGGCCTTCATCGGAAAGGCCCAGCGCTTCGACGTAGGCTACTTGCCCAACGAAGATCGCTACTTTGCGCTTGTGGCCGGAGCTGGGTATGATGCACGATTAATCGCAGACGCATCGCGTGAGCTCAAAAACGTGCTGGGCTTCGCGGCCTATGTTGTCACCGGGATCAAACACCTGTTTACCCTGCGGCGCGCCCGGATCGACCTGGAAGTGGACGGCAAACGCCGACGGCTGCGCGCCCACACGATCATGGTAGTTAACGTAGGCGAGATCGAGAGCTTTGGACTTGCGCTGGGGCCAAACATTCAGCCGCACGACGGGAAGCTCGATCTGGTGATCGTTTCGTCGGCAACGCTCTGGGGCGCGCTCCAGATTCTCCTACGCATTTTGACCCGCCGATTTACCGGACATAGCGCCTTGACCTATCTGAGCGCTTCGCGAGTAAAAATTACAGCCCGACCGCCGCTGCCGACCGAGATCGACGGCGAGGAGCTTGGAACCACCCCGCTCTATGTCGAGGCAGTACCTCAAGGAGCGCTGCTGATCGTTCCGAAGGATTATCAGCCAGCTAAAGAAGCGAAGGAAACCGCAGCCTGATGGACCGTTATAACCACTCGCTCCATATTGTCGATCAGCTTCGCTATCTGGTGACATCGCTCGCGTGCTCGCTGGGGCCGGTCGTGCTCATCGCGCTGCTGCCTGAGCCATGGCATAGCTCATTTCTACCGCTGGCAGCGCTCTTCGGCGCGTATAGTTTTATGTTCGTGCTGGCGATCTTGCTCTACGCGCTTGAGCAGCTATGGCGGCTGCTGCGTCGTCCGGCTAACGCGCCGATCGCCTGTCCCGCCTGCCACACCATCGACCAGCCCTACCGCCCGTTTTATGTGGCGCGCGTCGCCCCGCTGATCGTCCGCATCCACTGCCCGGAATGCCACGAGCGCTGGATCGAGCGCCGCTGACCGCATGCGATCGAGCGCGTCGTCTGGGGATCGAGCGCGGCGATCTCACGGCCAGGCTGCTGATAGATTTTTCGGAGATTCTTAAGCTGAATCACAGCTATCACCCAAAAGAAAAGTGCCTCCGAATTGGAGGCACTGAAGAAACTTGATAGACAAACCTGGCGACACCTTGAGCCTGTTGTGCTCGGCGGCGCTGCCAAGACGAAGTGTTGGATCAGCTAGACCTCTTCGTAGAGCGGCGTCGAAAGATAGCGCTCGCCATTCGAGGGCGCGATAAAGACGATCAGCTTGCCCGCATTCTCAGGCCGCCGCGCCACTTCGAGCGCCGCCCAGGCCGCCGCGCCGCCCGAAATACCAAGCAGCAAGCCTTCTTCCTTGCCGAAGCGCCGGGCCGTGGCGTAGGCGCTCTCGTTCGAGACACGGATCACATCGTCGTAGGCCGACGTATTGAGCACATCGGGGATGAAGCCCGCGCCGATGCCCTGGATCTTGTGCGGCCCCGGCTTGCCACCCGACAGGATCGGCGACGCCTCCGGCTCGACCGCAATCGCCTGGAAGCTGGGCTTGCGCGCCTTGATGATCTCGCTCACGCCAGTGATCGTGCCGCCGGTGCCGATGCCCGCCACCAGAATATCGATCTGGCCGTCGGTATCGTCCCACAGCTCCTCAGCGGTCGTCTTGCGATGGATCTCAGGATTGGCCGGATTCTTGAACTGCTGCGGGATGAAGCTGTCTTGAAGCTCGGCGGCGATGGCCTCGGCCTGCTTGATCGCGCCGCTCATGCCCTCGGCTCCCGGCGTGAGCACCAGCTCAGCACCGTACGCTTTCAGCAGCTTGCGCCGCTCAAGGCTCATCGTTTCAGGCATCGTCAGGATCAGCCGGTAGCCGCGTGCCGCCGCGACCATCGCCAGCGCAATGCCGGTGTTGCCGCTCGTCGGCTCGACCAGCGTCGTGACGCCGGGCTTGATCTTGCCCTCACGCTCGGCTGCATCAATCATGGAGAAACCGATGCGATCCTTCACCGAGCCGCCGGGGTTGAAAAACTCCAGCTTTGCAGCAATAGTCGCGTGCGTATCGTTGATGCGCCCAACCTTGACCAGCGGCGTGCGACCAATCGTTTCGGTAATATTTTCGTAGATGCGGCCCATACTCTTCACCTATTGCTAAGTTTGTCGCTCAAGAATGTTATCATATTCCCGGCGACAATACAATATGCCATTTGGCCTAATGGGGGAGAACAAACAAAGAACCTGATGCCATGCGGGTGCCTTTTGGTCATGGTAGCCCGGCATGGGCACCCGGCGCACAAAGAACAAAGAAACGCGGATCAGGTTAGGATGGCCTTTGTTCTCTGTTCTCTGTTCTTTGGTGCGCGGCTTGCTGCTGGCGCTGCCTTAGCGGCGGATAGATAAACTTGGGATGGGTCGGTTGAGAGGAAGGACGTTATGTTGACAGTGTTAGCGAACAGGCGGCGGTATGGTTAGAATCCGATTGCCGAGGTTACAGGCCGCGCGCGCTGGAATATGGCTCAGTTGCAGCTACTTTTGGTACTTTGCAGCGATCGGCTGCTTCGCTCCGTATATTGCCCTGTACTACCGTCATCTCCAGCTCAGCGGCTTACAGATCGGCGTGCTGGGGGCGATCCTTCCGCTGGGCATTGCCTTTATCGCGCCGCTGTGGGGCGGGCTGGCGGATAGCTTTTCGGCGCATCGTCTGCTGCTGCGCTGCACGCTGCTGGTGGCGGTAGTTGCCGCGCTGCTGCTATCGCAGACGACCAGCTTTGTGGCGCTGCTGCCGCTGATGGTGCTGCTGGCGATCTGTCTGGCCGCCGTGCCCGCGCTCCTCGACAGCTACGCGATGATGATCAGCGATCGTGAGGGCACATCGTTCGGGCGGATACGCATGTGGGGCTCGATTGGATTTATCGTCATGGTCTGGCTGCTAGCCTGGTGGATGGGCCAGAGCGTCTCTAGTGTCTTCTTGATCGCCTACGCCGTCACGCTGCTGCTCACCTGCGCCGCGACTCTGGGATTGCCGCCGTTGCAGCCACGCTCCGCCCAGCCGATATGGCAGGGTGTCTCTGAGATCGTGCGGGATCGCTCGGTTGCCCTGCTGCTGCTGACAGTCTATCTTGTCACCAGCAACGCGACGATCATGTCGAGCTACCTGGGTATTTACCTGATCGAGATCGGCGGCACCGCGCGGCTGGTCGGCACGGCATCGGTCGTTGCAGCGATCAGCGAGCTACCGGTGCTGATTTTTGGCCGATGGCTGCTTGAGCGCTTCACCAGCCGCCGGATCTTTATCCTTGCGGTCGGCGCGTACATGCTTCGCTTCCTGCTCTACAGCATCCCGCCGTCGCCCTACGCGGTGCTGGCGGTGCAACTCCTGCACGGCCTTTCATTCGGCATGTATCTGATGGCCTCGGTAACGCTGGTTCACGAGCTAGCGGGACGGGAGCGAGCGGCGACCGCGCAGGGTTTGCTCAGCTCCACGTCGCTTGGATTTGGAGCGATCACCGGCTCGCTGGTGGGCGGCGCGCTGCTGGATCGAATCGGCGCGGTCGGCATTTTTCGCGTGGCGGCGGTGGGGATGCTCATGGCGCTTGGCGTTTGCCTGCTGAGCGCGCGGGCCAGCGCCGCGAGACGCGCCGTGACGAAGCCTGTGCTTCGGCACAGCCAGAAGTGACGTTGCCGCCAGGCCGTCAGCGCTCGCCGTGGCGCACACCGACGACCGGCTCGTCGGCTCCGCAGCGATAGGCATAGGCCATGCGCGGCGTGTTATGCGCCACGCCGACCGAGCCGTCGGGCCGTAGCACGATACAGCCTGCCGCGCCGTCGGTGCGCCGCGCCATCATCTCGATCGCGTGGTCGGCGGCATCCTGGGCGCTCTCGCCGTGCGCCAGCCGATCGACCACCGACTTCGACAGCACCACGCGGATGATCGCCTCGCCGAGTCCTGTAGCGCAGCACGCGCCCGCCTCGTCGTCGGCGTACAGCCCGCAGCCGATCAGCGGCGTATCGCCGACGCGACCCGGCAGTTTGTTGGGCACGCCGCCGGTCGAGATCGCCGCCGCAATGTTGCCGCGCTCGTCGAGCGCCAGCGCGCCCACGGTATCGTGGCCGCGAAACGCATCCTCGATCGCGAACGACGGATCGGCCTGGATGCGCTGCCAGCGCTCCCGCTCGCGGGGCACCACCAGGTCGAGCGGCTCGCAGCAGGGAATGCCGACCGCCTCGGCAAGCTGCTCCGCACCCGCGCCGACGACCAGCACATGCTCGGTCTGCATCACATGTCGCGCCAGACGCACGGGATTGCGCACCCGCCCGATCGCCGCCACCGCGCCCGCGTCGAGCGTGCGACCATCCATCACCGCCGCGTCCATCTCCACCTGCCCGACCGCGTTGAGAAAGGAGCCAACGCCAGCGTCGAAGGTTGGATCGTCCTCCATCGCCCGCACCGCCGCCTCACAGGCATCCAGCGCCGACGCGCCAGCGGACAGCAGGTGCCAGCCCGCAGCCAGGGCCGCGCTCACGCCGCGCAGATGCGCATCGACTTCGGCGTCGGGAATGGCCCACGCGCCGCCATGTACGATCATCGAGATTGGCATACAGCT
This DNA window, taken from Herpetosiphonaceae bacterium, encodes the following:
- a CDS encoding LCP family protein, with amino-acid sequence MTVLLLGLDARPGEDMRARSDALMLARIDPQRGDVALLSMPRDLWLNIPGYGESKVNGAFYQGEMAQPGGGMALAKQTLQQAYNLTIDHAVVIDFAGFRSLIDALGGITVDVPKELYDGRFPTDDYGYTVAHFLPGPQQMDGAAALMFARTRHPDSDFERIKRQQLVLVGIAQRLKERGIFQNLHEADQLTAALTPYIQTDMPPDVVLSMLWSMREIDPAQVRRYTVDGSMVWETSVNGAYALVPQQGLLPALGQKLLTSSTP
- a CDS encoding diacylglycerol kinase family protein; the encoded protein is MAVYRRILVIINPASGRHDVGQTRQLIEERCAREQVAYELRETQDAGDAFMWAQQAEADGFDLVLVSGGDGTIMEAMSGLIKSGAHVPLAQIPVGTANLLARAVNIPTDPQQALDTAFIGKAQRFDVGYLPNEDRYFALVAGAGYDARLIADASRELKNVLGFAAYVVTGIKHLFTLRRARIDLEVDGKRRRLRAHTIMVVNVGEIESFGLALGPNIQPHDGKLDLVIVSSATLWGALQILLRILTRRFTGHSALTYLSASRVKITARPPLPTEIDGEELGTTPLYVEAVPQGALLIVPKDYQPAKEAKETAA
- the cysK gene encoding cysteine synthase A, translated to MGRIYENITETIGRTPLVKVGRINDTHATIAAKLEFFNPGGSVKDRIGFSMIDAAEREGKIKPGVTTLVEPTSGNTGIALAMVAAARGYRLILTMPETMSLERRKLLKAYGAELVLTPGAEGMSGAIKQAEAIAAELQDSFIPQQFKNPANPEIHRKTTAEELWDDTDGQIDILVAGIGTGGTITGVSEIIKARKPSFQAIAVEPEASPILSGGKPGPHKIQGIGAGFIPDVLNTSAYDDVIRVSNESAYATARRFGKEEGLLLGISGGAAAWAALEVARRPENAGKLIVFIAPSNGERYLSTPLYEEV
- a CDS encoding MFS transporter; its protein translation is MVRIRLPRLQAARAGIWLSCSYFWYFAAIGCFAPYIALYYRHLQLSGLQIGVLGAILPLGIAFIAPLWGGLADSFSAHRLLLRCTLLVAVVAALLLSQTTSFVALLPLMVLLAICLAAVPALLDSYAMMISDREGTSFGRIRMWGSIGFIVMVWLLAWWMGQSVSSVFLIAYAVTLLLTCAATLGLPPLQPRSAQPIWQGVSEIVRDRSVALLLLTVYLVTSNATIMSSYLGIYLIEIGGTARLVGTASVVAAISELPVLIFGRWLLERFTSRRIFILAVGAYMLRFLLYSIPPSPYAVLAVQLLHGLSFGMYLMASVTLVHELAGRERAATAQGLLSSTSLGFGAITGSLVGGALLDRIGAVGIFRVAAVGMLMALGVCLLSARASAARRAVTKPVLRHSQK
- a CDS encoding isoaspartyl peptidase/L-asparaginase; the encoded protein is MPISMIVHGGAWAIPDAEVDAHLRGVSAALAAGWHLLSAGASALDACEAAVRAMEDDPTFDAGVGSFLNAVGQVEMDAAVMDGRTLDAGAVAAIGRVRNPVRLARHVMQTEHVLVVGAGAEQLAEAVGIPCCEPLDLVVPRERERWQRIQADPSFAIEDAFRGHDTVGALALDERGNIAAAISTGGVPNKLPGRVGDTPLIGCGLYADDEAGACCATGLGEAIIRVVLSKSVVDRLAHGESAQDAADHAIEMMARRTDGAAGCIVLRPDGSVGVAHNTPRMAYAYRCGADEPVVGVRHGER